In one Thermoanaerobacterales bacterium genomic region, the following are encoded:
- a CDS encoding ATP-binding protein — translation MAQRARKIAVLGGPGTGKTTLCKQLDVDYSMAGYKTGLCLEYVRTYIARYGVPTSIFEQFLLYEGQKRREEDLRYCDLIFCDNATILCYVYGLLSCDLNNPKEIHALTQLYSWAMKDLSGYEIFFIPREFELEPDGIRYQDEDAASSIDRRIQALLDLMHVPYTIVRGDLATRVDMIKAKIGFENLRQKPPGPKAFECPPDDVANLPGVAQLD, via the coding sequence ATGGCCCAGCGGGCGCGTAAAATTGCCGTTCTTGGGGGTCCCGGCACGGGCAAAACAACGCTCTGTAAGCAACTGGACGTCGACTATAGCATGGCCGGCTACAAGACCGGGCTCTGCCTTGAGTACGTGCGGACTTACATTGCCCGTTACGGCGTGCCGACAAGCATCTTTGAACAGTTCCTGCTCTATGAAGGGCAAAAACGCAGGGAAGAAGACCTGCGGTATTGTGACCTGATTTTTTGCGATAACGCCACGATCCTGTGTTATGTCTACGGGCTCTTAAGTTGCGACCTGAACAACCCGAAGGAGATCCATGCCCTGACCCAGCTTTACAGCTGGGCGATGAAGGACCTTTCGGGTTACGAGATCTTTTTCATCCCCCGGGAATTCGAGCTTGAACCGGACGGGATACGCTACCAGGACGAGGACGCTGCCAGTTCCATTGACCGGCGTATCCAGGCCCTTCTTGACCTTATGCACGTCCCATACACCATCGTCCGGGGCGACCTGGCCACGCGTGTCGACATGATCAAAGCGAAAATAGGGTTTGAAAACCTGCGGCAGAAACCTCCCGGGCCAAAGGCCTTTGAATGCCCGCCGGATGATGTCGCGAACCTGCCGGGCGTAGCCCAGCTTGACTAG
- a CDS encoding MASE3 domain-containing protein, with protein MPGELDAATVPRQVVLTHNIQRIIIHGFGAVMSIGLLVLAWRFNSSLSRASFLEFHSVIEMTTVVVSMCVFIVALYHYEQTNHLQDLTLSMTFLIVGLLYFAHTLSYPGMAKFITPNSIQKAFAFCALARFVEALGLFAYALMKREYSRRLPILGVVAGTWFFGMGLTLFIAYYSHLLPALYLEGEGATMAKIITEGIILVISLAAMFLVFRAGTS; from the coding sequence GTGCCGGGAGAGTTGGACGCTGCCACCGTCCCGCGCCAGGTAGTGCTGACGCACAATATTCAAAGGATAATTATTCACGGGTTCGGGGCCGTGATGTCGATCGGCCTGCTGGTCCTGGCCTGGCGCTTCAACTCCTCCCTCAGCCGTGCGAGTTTCCTGGAGTTTCACAGTGTCATCGAGATGACCACGGTTGTGGTCAGCATGTGCGTTTTCATTGTGGCTCTCTACCATTACGAACAGACCAATCACCTCCAGGACCTGACCCTCTCGATGACCTTTCTGATCGTGGGCCTGCTGTACTTCGCCCATACGCTGTCCTATCCCGGAATGGCCAAGTTCATCACGCCCAACTCCATCCAAAAGGCCTTTGCGTTTTGTGCCCTGGCCCGCTTCGTCGAAGCCCTGGGGTTGTTTGCCTACGCCCTGATGAAACGCGAATATTCCCGCCGTCTTCCCATCCTGGGCGTCGTGGCCGGCACCTGGTTCTTCGGGATGGGCCTCACGCTCTTTATCGCCTATTACAGCCATCTCCTGCCCGCACTTTACCTCGAAGGCGAGGGGGCGACCATGGCTAAGATCATCACCGAAGGGATTATCCTGGTGATCAGCCTGGCGGCGATGTTTCTGGTATTCCGGGCCGGAACAAGCG